In Tachysurus vachellii isolate PV-2020 chromosome 10, HZAU_Pvac_v1, whole genome shotgun sequence, the following proteins share a genomic window:
- the fut9a gene encoding 4-galactosyl-N-acetylglucosaminide 3-alpha-L-fucosyltransferase 9: protein MTAILPGQSMPSAPTHRILRPLMLGTFLLGCFVTLFLMYLKPSTSWLSGPVESETSTARVKSLLSNRSEQNQTTVLVWLWPFGETYDLNVCSSLFSIDNCFITADRNLYNKSDAVVIHHRDISTDLSNMPPAYRPPLQKWIWMNLESPSHSSQLPGIENLFNLTLNYRQDADIEVPYGAIVASQGEEGFVPPSKNKLICWIVSNWNPDHVRVKYYNELYKHVEIHAYGQAFGEYISDQDYFPTIASCKFYLAFENSIHKDYITEKLYNPLSVGTVPVVLGPPRENYQNFVEGDAFIHVDDFSSPKDLAAYLLLLDKSEELYLRYFDWRKHFKVKKAYFWAEHTCLACDYVRRHNEYKAFNNLDKWYWG from the exons ATGACTGCAATACTACCAG gccagAGTATGCCATCTGCACCTACACACAGGATCCTGCGACCCCTCATGCTTGGCACCTTCTTATTGGGCTGTTTTGTGACTCTGTTTTTGATGTACCTCAAGCCGTCCACTAGCTGGTTATCGGGCCCTGTAGAATCAGAAACATCCACGGCTCGAGTAAAGAGCCTCCTGTCCAACAGAAGTGAGCAGAACCAGACCACGGTGCTCGTCTGGCTCTGGCCGTTTGGGGAAACTTACGACCTGAACGTGTGCAGCTCCCTGTTTAGTATAGACAACTGTTTTATAACTGCCGATCGCAACCTTTATAACAAATCCGATGCAGTCGTCATCCACCACAGAGATATTAGCACCGATCTATCCAACATGCCACCAGCGTATCGGCCTCCTCTTCAGAAATGGATTTGGATGAACCTCGAGTCACCATCACATTCATCCCAGTTACCTGGCATCGAGAACCTGTTCAACCTGACCCTGAATTACCGTCAGGACGCTGATATTGAAGTGCCTTACGGCGCCATTGTTGCCTCCCAAGGCGAGGAAGGCTTTGTACCCCCGAGCAAGAACAAGCTGATCTGCTGGATTGTGAGCAACTGGAACCCGGATCATGTGCGAGTGAAGTACTACAATGAATTGTACAAGCACGTGGAGATCCACGCTTACGGCCAAGCGTTCGGCGAGTACATATCGGACCAGGACTACTTCCCTACCATTGCCAGCTGCAAATTCTACTTGGCATTTGAGAACTCGATTCACAAGGACTACATCACGGAGAAACTGTACAACCCACTCTCAGTTGGTACGGTGCCAGTAGTTTTGGGCCCACCGAGGGAGAATTATCAAAATTTTGTCGAGGGTGATGCTTTCATCCACGTCGACGACTTCTCCTCCCCAAAAGATCTGGCTGCATACCTTTTATTACTGGACAAGAGCGAGGAACTTTACTTGAGGTACTTTGACTGGCGTAAACACTTTAAGGTAAAGAAAGCCTATTTCTGGGCTGAACACACTTGTCTTGCATGTGATTATGTCAGAAGACACAATGAGTACAAGGCATTTAATAATCTTGACAAATGGTACTGGGGTTAA
- the manea gene encoding glycoprotein endo-alpha-1,2-mannosidase, with product MTRFQRKICLALTILSLFILVVLKILSPGDRIPADGTGLEFVPQEDHGDGGGDDAKVHVTPETNMIKKPWVEKVVSVFNRSVPDEDFPPPNYNLHVFYYTWYGNPRYDGKFIHWNHPLLPHWNPKIVPEYATGTHTPPDDIGASFYPALGPYSSRDPSVIEVHMQQLRTAAIGVLAVSWYPPGMKDDNGEPTENIVPLILEVAAKYKVKVVFHIEPYKGRDDKSVLDNIKYIIDKYGDHSAFFRYKSSSGKLLPFFYIYDSYLQSPDVWAQLLKSTGTRSIRNTAYDGIFIALLVEEKHKHEVLSAGFDGVYTYFATNSFSYGSTQRNWRSIKAFCDSNNLVFIPSVGPGYIDTSIRPWNGQNTRNRINGKYYETSLRAALEIRPEIISVTSFNEWHEGTQIETAIPKTRGQTAYLDYLPYKPTVYLDITRRWAEKFRKEQEQRPQ from the exons ATGACGCGATTCCAGCGCAAAATATGCCTCGCCTTGACCATACTGTCCCTGTTTATATTGGTCGTTCTGAAAATCCTGTCTCCGGGTGATAGGATACCGGCGGACGGCACTGGACTCGAATTCGTTCCTCAAGAAGATCacggtgatggtggtggtgatgatgccAAGGTTCACGTCACGCCTGAAACCAACATGATTAAAAAACCGTGGGTGGAAAAAGTTGTGAGTGTTTTCAATAGAAGCGTCCCAGATGAAGATTTTCCTCCACCAAATTACAACCTGCACGTGTTTTACTACACCTGGTACGGAAACCCTCGCTACGACGGGAAGTTCATACACTGGAATCATCCTCTCCTTCCACACTGGAACCCCAAAATAGTGCCGGAATACGCAACAGGAACGCACACGCCTCCAGACGACATCGGTGCCAGTTTCTACCCCGCCTTAGGCCCGTATAGCTCTCGCGACCCTTCTGTTATAGAGGTTCATATGCAGCAGCTACGCACAGCAGCCATAG GTGTCCTGGCAGTGTCCTGGTACCCCCCTGGCATGAAGGACGATAACGGCGAACCAACCGAAAACATCGTACCTTTGATTCTGGAAGTAGCCGCAAAGTACAAAGTGAAG GTGGTGTTTCACATCGAGCCGTACAAAGGACGGGATGACAAGAGCGTCCTTgataacattaaatacattattgaCAA GTACGGAGACCATTCTGCTTTTTTCAGATACAAGTCCAGCAGCGGAAAGCTTCTTCCATTCTTCTATATTTATGACTCCTATTTGCAAAGTCCAGATGTCTGGGCACAGCTGCTGAAGAGCACCGGGACGAGAAGCATCAGAAACACGGCATACGACGGCATCTTTATCGCTCTGCTGGTGGAGGAGAAGCATAAACACGAAGTTCTGTCCGCCGGCTTCGACGGCGTCTACACCTACTTTGCGACTAATAGCTTTTCCTACGGCTCCACTCAAAGGAACTGGAGATCCATTAAGGCTTTCTGTGACAGCAACAATCTGGTTTTCATCCCTAGCGTAGGACCGGGTTATATCGACACCAGCATCCGGCCGTGGAACGGTCAGAACACGCGGAACCGCATCAACGGCAAGTATTACGAGACGTCTCTGAGAGCGGCGCTGGAGATCAGGCCCGAGATCATCTCCGTGACTTCGTTTAACGAGTGGCACGAAGGAACTCAGATCGAAACGGCCATTCCTAAAACGAGAGGCCAAACTGCTTACTTGGATTATCTTCCCTACAAACCGACGGTGTATTTAGACATCACGCGCAGGTGGGCGGAGAAATTCAGAAAAGAGCAAGAGCAACGGCCGCAGTGA
- the gja10a gene encoding gap junction protein alpha 10 a, whose amino-acid sequence MGDWNLLGSILEEVHIHSTIVGKIWLTILFIFRMLVLGVAAEDVWVDEQSEFICNTEQPGCKNVCYDQAFPISLIRFWVLQIIFVSSPSLVYMGHALYRLRALDKERHKKKVQLRAELEETEFLLEEHKRLERELRKLEEHKKIKKAPLRGSLLRTYIIHILTRSVLEVGFIVGQYILYGIGLDPLFKCDRVPCPNTVDCYVSRPTEKTIFMVFMIVIAGVSLLLNLLEISHLGSKKIKDALSGLQFTEDDSLCRAKQAALENLALMKTAKISIQSGPMDHLYLPSMGPNTMVAEQRHSIFSGTTIPVSCIIQTRQDIQGIFHNGRLQSLTEQHNAEADQNDDLPPESSTGSYRDSLLQCRLSTSAQQSHEGQLAQRPSHSEIPGCILSAMHRPSQVPEPNEDGTDSSDSDFYPHPRKTSFMARMPSDSASDSPSCPSTRSSESELGSLNDLPMNPPPGGRRMSMASRAKRHTATDLLV is encoded by the coding sequence atgggagaCTGGAACTTGTTGGGAAGCATCTTGGAAGAGGTGCACATTCACTCTACCATTGTGGGCAAAATCTGGCTCACCATCCTGTTCATCTTCCGGATGCTCGTACTCGGTGTGGCGGCAGAGGACGTTTGGGTGGACGAGCAAAGCGAGTTTATTTGCAACACGGAGCAACCAGGCTGCAAGAACGTCTGCTATGACCAGGCTTTCCCAATCTCACTTATCCGCTTCTGGGTACTGCAGATCATCTTTGTCTCATCTCCTTCCCTGGTGTACATGGGTCATGCTTTGTACCGTCTCAGAGCTTTGGATAAGGAGAGGCACAAGAAGAAGGTTCAACTACGAGCTGAGCTGGAAGAGACCGAGTTCTTGCTGGAGGAGCACAAGCGTCTGGAGCGAGAACTTCGTAAGCTAGAGGAgcacaaaaaaatcaaaaaggcTCCTCTGAGAGGATCTTTATTACGCACATACATCATCCATATCCTTACCAGATCTGTGCTGGAGGTGGGCTTCATTGTGGGCCAGTATATCTTATACGGAATAGGTCTGGATCCGTTGTTCAAGTGTGACAGGGTTCCTTGCCCCAACACTGTAGATTGTTATGTGTCCAGACCAACAGAGAAGACCATCTTCATGGTCTTTATGATAGTCATTGCTGGGGTTTCTCTGCTCCTGAACCTTCTGGAGATATCTCATTTGGGGTCAAAGAAAATCAAAGATGCTTTATCTGGCTTGCAATTCACAGAGGATGACAGCCTTTGCAGAGCAAAGCAAGCAGCGTTGGAAAATTTAGCACTGATGAAAACGGCAAAAATTAGCATTCAGTCTGGCCCAATGGACCATCTGTATTTACCCAGTATGGGTCCAAATACCATGGTAGCTGAGCAGAGACATAGTATCTTTTCAGGTACGACCATTCCAGTGTCTTGTATAATCCAGACACGTCAGGACATCCAAGGCATTTTCCACAACGGACGCCTTCAAAGTCTTACAGAGCAACATAATGCTGAGGCTGATCAAAACGATGACCTGCCTCCTGAAAGCAGCACCGGTTCATATAGAGACAGCCTTTTACAGTGCAGACTTTCGACTTCGGCCCAGCAAAGTCACGAGGGTCAGCTCGCTCAACGCCCAAGCCATAGTGAGATACCAGGCTGCATCCTTAGCGCTATGCACCGACCGAGCCAAGTCCCTGAGCCAAACGAGGATGGCACAGACTCATCAGACAGTGACTTCTACCCTCACCCCAGGAAGACCAGCTTCATGGCACGGATGCCTTCAGACAGCGCCTCGGACAGCCCATCCTGCCCCAGCACCAGGAGCTCAGAGTCAGAGCTTGGCTCACTTAATGACCTACCCATGAACCCACCGCCAGGAGGACGGAGGATGTCAATGGCAAGTAGAGCCAAAAGACACACGGCAACTGACCTGCTGGTTTAG